One genomic window of Geodermatophilus sp. DSM 44513 includes the following:
- a CDS encoding MarR family winged helix-turn-helix transcriptional regulator, which yields MVRPLGLPFDPIARAGETWEQRFGPAAAMRAATSVFRVQQILLARFDEALRPHALTFARYEVLVLLTFSRTGELPLKVIGSRLMVHPTSVTNAIDRLVAAGYVDRRPNPADGRGVLAAITGRGRAVVDAATAALTALDFGLGDVPDDELDTLFAVLERVRRGAGDVADDGTPAG from the coding sequence GTGGTCCGTCCGCTGGGGTTGCCGTTCGATCCCATCGCGCGCGCCGGGGAGACCTGGGAGCAGCGGTTCGGCCCGGCCGCGGCGATGCGCGCGGCGACGTCGGTCTTCCGGGTGCAGCAGATCCTGCTCGCCCGCTTCGACGAGGCGCTGCGCCCGCACGCGCTGACCTTCGCCCGCTACGAGGTGCTGGTGCTGCTCACCTTCAGCCGCACCGGCGAGCTGCCGCTGAAGGTCATCGGCAGCCGGCTGATGGTGCACCCGACCAGCGTGACCAACGCGATCGACCGGCTGGTCGCCGCCGGCTACGTCGACCGGCGTCCCAACCCCGCCGACGGCCGCGGCGTGCTCGCGGCGATCACCGGCCGGGGGCGGGCCGTCGTCGACGCGGCCACCGCGGCCCTGACCGCCCTGGACTTCGGTCTCGGCGACGTCCCCGACGACGAGCTGGACACGCTGTTCGCCGTCCTCGAGCGGGTCCGCCGCGGTGCCGGTGACGTGGCCGACGACGGGACGCCGGCCGGCTGA
- a CDS encoding NAD(P)/FAD-dependent oxidoreductase, translating to MNGAPDAVVVGAGPNGLAGALRLAAAGLRVRVVEHADRPGGGLRTEELMRPGYKHDVCSIVHPMAAASPFFREFDLASRGVRLLQPEVCYAHPLDGGRASVSRRSLEDTAAGLGVDGPAYRQLFGPLVEHGQDVVDYFLTSRLRRLPTRSVGAVTRFALNALPNIRWLAHRYFETDGARALIAGAAAHGMLDLSRPLTAGLGLVLGMTAHHGGWPVVEGGSQNLADAMVTAIEQQGGEVVTGHTVTDLREFDGVPVVLLDTTPRAFVDMAGDRVHEGYRRWASRYKHGPGVFKIDWILSEPVPWTNPEVRRAGTIHVAGTLEETMAGESAPAAGRNTDKPYVLAVQPTVVDPTRAPAGGHVFWAYVHVPHGSDVDVTAAIEAQVERFAPGFRDTIVERATKNAPQMQAWNPNHVGGDISNGEASLLQMLARPVPRWNTYKTPVPGTYLASAATPPGPAVHGMCGDLAARTALREVFGLREAPRLRPAPPAA from the coding sequence GTGAACGGGGCGCCGGACGCCGTCGTCGTCGGAGCGGGCCCCAACGGACTGGCCGGGGCGCTGCGCCTGGCGGCCGCCGGACTGCGGGTGCGGGTCGTCGAGCACGCCGACCGGCCCGGCGGCGGGCTGCGCACCGAGGAGCTCATGCGCCCCGGCTACAAGCACGACGTCTGCTCGATCGTGCACCCGATGGCCGCGGCGTCCCCCTTCTTCCGCGAGTTCGACCTGGCCAGCCGCGGCGTGCGGCTGCTGCAGCCCGAGGTCTGCTACGCCCACCCCCTCGACGGCGGACGCGCGTCGGTCTCCCGGCGCTCGCTCGAGGACACCGCCGCCGGCCTGGGCGTCGACGGGCCGGCCTACCGGCAGCTGTTCGGCCCGCTGGTCGAGCACGGGCAGGACGTCGTCGACTACTTCCTCACCAGCCGGCTGCGCCGGCTGCCCACCCGCAGCGTCGGGGCGGTGACCCGGTTCGCGCTCAACGCGCTGCCGAACATCCGCTGGCTGGCCCACCGCTACTTCGAGACCGACGGGGCGCGGGCGCTGATCGCCGGCGCCGCAGCCCACGGCATGCTCGACCTGTCCCGCCCGCTGACCGCGGGGCTGGGCCTGGTGCTCGGGATGACCGCGCACCACGGCGGCTGGCCCGTGGTGGAGGGCGGCTCGCAGAACCTCGCCGACGCGATGGTCACCGCGATCGAGCAGCAGGGCGGCGAGGTGGTCACCGGGCACACCGTGACCGACCTGCGGGAGTTCGACGGCGTGCCGGTGGTGCTGCTGGACACCACGCCGCGGGCCTTCGTAGACATGGCCGGCGACCGGGTGCACGAGGGCTACCGCCGCTGGGCGTCCCGGTACAAGCACGGCCCCGGCGTCTTCAAGATCGACTGGATCCTCTCCGAGCCGGTGCCCTGGACCAACCCGGAGGTCCGCCGGGCCGGCACCATCCACGTGGCCGGCACGCTGGAGGAGACGATGGCGGGGGAGTCCGCGCCCGCGGCCGGCCGCAACACCGACAAGCCCTACGTGCTCGCCGTCCAGCCCACGGTGGTCGACCCGACCCGCGCCCCGGCCGGCGGGCACGTGTTCTGGGCCTACGTGCACGTGCCGCACGGCTCCGACGTCGACGTGACCGCAGCGATCGAGGCGCAGGTCGAGCGGTTCGCCCCCGGGTTCCGCGACACCATCGTCGAGCGGGCCACCAAGAACGCCCCGCAGATGCAGGCCTGGAACCCCAACCACGTCGGCGGGGACATCTCCAACGGCGAGGCCTCGCTGCTGCAGATGCTGGCCCGCCCGGTGCCGCGGTGGAACACCTACAAGACGCCGGTGCCGGGCACCTACCTGGCCTCCGCGGCCACCCCGCCTGGGCCGGCGGTGCACGGGATGTGCGGCGACCTGGCCGCGCGGACGGCGCTGCGCGAGGTGTTCGGCCTGCGGGAGGCGCCGCGGCTGCGCCCCGCCCCGCCCGCCGCCTGA
- the meaB gene encoding methylmalonyl Co-A mutase-associated GTPase MeaB, which produces MTPEGPASPPGRRGRDPVDVADLVARARDGEARAVARLISLVEDAGPALPEVAAALAPHGGRAQVVGLTGAPGVGKSTTTTALVGVLRGRGLRVGVLAVDPSSPFSGGALLGDRVRMQDHAGDDGVYIRSMATRGHLGGLAWATPQALRVLDVAGCDVVLVETVGVGQSELEVASLADTTLVLLAPGMGDGIQAAKAGILEVADVLVVNKADREGADRTVRDLRSALALGGRHEAPGAWCPPVVRTVATAGTGVEDLARALAEHRAWLASSGEGDRRRAARAAREIEAVALTGLRERMGQVRGSAALGALAAQVVAGRTDPFRAAALLLDQL; this is translated from the coding sequence GTGACCCCGGAGGGCCCCGCCTCCCCTCCCGGGCGGCGGGGCCGCGACCCGGTCGACGTCGCGGACCTGGTCGCCCGGGCCCGGGACGGCGAGGCCCGCGCCGTCGCCCGGCTGATCTCCCTGGTCGAGGACGCCGGCCCCGCGCTGCCCGAGGTGGCCGCGGCGCTGGCGCCGCACGGCGGGCGCGCGCAGGTCGTCGGACTCACCGGCGCGCCCGGCGTCGGCAAGTCCACGACGACCACCGCGCTGGTGGGTGTCCTGCGCGGGCGCGGCCTGCGGGTCGGCGTCCTCGCGGTGGACCCGTCCTCGCCCTTCTCCGGCGGGGCGCTGCTCGGCGACCGGGTGCGCATGCAGGACCACGCCGGGGACGACGGGGTCTACATCCGCTCGATGGCCACCCGCGGCCACCTCGGCGGGCTGGCCTGGGCCACCCCGCAGGCGCTGCGGGTGCTCGACGTCGCCGGGTGCGACGTGGTGCTGGTGGAGACCGTCGGGGTGGGCCAGTCCGAGCTGGAGGTCGCCTCGCTCGCCGACACCACGCTGGTGCTGCTCGCCCCGGGCATGGGCGACGGCATCCAGGCGGCCAAGGCCGGGATCCTCGAGGTCGCCGACGTCCTGGTGGTCAACAAGGCCGACCGCGAGGGCGCCGACCGGACGGTGCGCGACCTGCGGTCGGCCCTCGCCCTCGGCGGTCGGCACGAGGCCCCGGGCGCCTGGTGCCCGCCCGTGGTGCGCACCGTGGCCACCGCCGGCACCGGCGTCGAGGACCTGGCGCGGGCGCTGGCGGAGCACCGCGCGTGGCTGGCGTCCTCGGGGGAGGGGGACCGCCGGCGGGCCGCCCGCGCGGCGCGGGAGATCGAGGCCGTCGCGCTGACCGGGCTGCGCGAGCGGATGGGCCAGGTCCGCGGCTCCGCGGCGCTGGGCGCGCTCGCCGCGCAGGTGGTCGCCGGGCGGACCGACCCCTTCCGGGCCGCCGCCCTGCTGCTGGACCAGCTGTAG
- a CDS encoding acetyl-CoA C-acetyltransferase, which produces MDEHDRPAGADVLVVQLDRLAVVGADGQAGHGSSGGSTIGGCPTRSGTIDGGETCITPAPRRPGPILGDRCRVPRCGGPDPAVAGVAGPPRRQSMSRSVIVSGARTPMGRLLGSLKDLSAADLGGVAIKAALDRAGISGDQVEYVIMGQVLQAGAGQNPARPAAVAAGIPMTVPSITVNKVCLSGLSAIAMADQLIRAGEFDIVVAGGQESMTNAPHLLPNSRTGTRYGDARLVDAMAHDGLSDTFDQVAMGALTEQANSRYDLTREEQDAFAAGSHQKAAAAGKDGIFAEAITPVLIPQRKGDPIEFRDDEGVRADTTVETLARLKPAFAADGTITAGTASQISDGACAVVVMSAAKAAELGLTPLAEIGAHGVVAGPDATLQSQPSRAVQRACEREGIAPADLDLVEFNEAFAAVAIVSTRELGIDPEKVNPNGGAIALGHPIGMSGARIVLDVALELGRRGGGVGAAALCGGGGQGDALILHVPART; this is translated from the coding sequence ATCGACGGCGGTGAGACCTGCATCACCCCGGCGCCGCGCCGCCCCGGTCCTATCCTGGGGGATCGCTGCCGCGTCCCGAGGTGCGGCGGCCCCGACCCCGCGGTCGCCGGCGTCGCCGGCCCACCCAGGAGGCAGTCCATGTCCCGTTCGGTCATCGTCAGCGGCGCCCGCACCCCGATGGGCCGGCTGCTCGGCTCGCTCAAGGACCTCTCCGCCGCCGACCTGGGTGGCGTGGCGATCAAGGCCGCGCTGGACCGCGCCGGCATCTCCGGCGACCAGGTCGAGTACGTGATCATGGGCCAGGTGCTGCAGGCCGGCGCCGGCCAGAACCCGGCCCGCCCCGCGGCGGTGGCCGCCGGGATCCCCATGACGGTTCCGTCGATCACCGTGAACAAGGTCTGCCTGTCCGGCCTCAGCGCGATCGCGATGGCCGACCAGCTGATCCGCGCCGGCGAGTTCGACATCGTCGTGGCCGGCGGCCAGGAGTCGATGACCAACGCCCCGCACCTGCTGCCGAACTCCCGCACCGGGACGAGGTACGGCGACGCGCGGCTCGTGGACGCCATGGCGCACGACGGGCTGTCGGACACCTTCGACCAGGTGGCCATGGGGGCGCTGACCGAGCAGGCCAACAGCCGCTACGACCTGACCCGTGAGGAGCAGGACGCCTTCGCCGCGGGGAGCCACCAGAAGGCGGCCGCCGCCGGCAAGGACGGCATCTTCGCCGAGGCGATCACCCCCGTGCTGATCCCGCAGCGCAAGGGCGACCCGATCGAGTTCCGCGACGACGAGGGCGTCCGCGCCGACACCACGGTGGAGACCCTGGCGCGGCTCAAGCCGGCCTTCGCCGCGGACGGCACGATCACCGCCGGCACCGCCTCGCAGATCTCCGACGGCGCCTGCGCGGTCGTGGTCATGTCCGCGGCCAAGGCCGCCGAGCTCGGGCTCACCCCGCTGGCCGAGATCGGTGCCCACGGTGTCGTCGCCGGCCCGGACGCGACGCTGCAGAGCCAGCCCTCGCGCGCCGTCCAGCGGGCCTGCGAGCGCGAGGGCATCGCGCCCGCGGACCTCGACCTGGTCGAGTTCAACGAGGCCTTCGCCGCCGTCGCCATCGTCTCCACCCGCGAGCTCGGCATCGACCCGGAGAAGGTCAACCCGAACGGCGGTGCGATCGCCCTCGGCCACCCGATCGGCATGAGCGGCGCCCGGATCGTGCTGGACGTGGCGCTGGAGCTCGGCCGCCGGGGCGGCGGCGTGGGTGCCGCGGCGCTGTGCGGCGGCGGCGGGCAGGGCGACGCGCTGATCCTGCACGTGCCCGCCCGGACGTGA